The nucleotide window TTCCATCAGTTCGACCAGAAGAAAATGCTGGAAGGAGAGACTCCCATGCGTTATCGAAAGGTTGTGCTGGAACCGGGTGGCTCGGTATCCGCGAACGATCTGGTAAAAAACTTTCTGGGACGTCCGCAGAACATGACCGCATTCCAGGGCTGGATGGGAGAAGAATTTTAAGAGCAGCAGTTAGCATTCAGCATTCAGTAGGCAGATGCCAGTTGGCGCTCAGCAGTCCGCGGGTGCACGCAAACATTTTGCGGCGTCCGACATGTTCCAGCCGCGAAGCGGCGCAAGATTACAGCCCACGGCGTAAGCCGTGGGTAACGCGAGACAAGCGGCAGCCCCGAAGGGGCGAAAGAGATATTCTCAGACGGAAGGCGTTCGCGTGTGCCAATCCGTCGCCTTCTCATACGCACTCGCCACCTGCAAGATCAACTCTTCCCGCCACGGTGCCGCCGCGAGCTGCAATCCGATCGGAAGCTTGTCGGATGTAAATCCGCACGGTATCGAAATCGTGGGAAGTCCCCACACATTGAAAGGCCTCGTGTTGCGGAGCATGAGAAGCTCCGCCGGGCGCAGGGTTTCAGGCTTGGCCTTCAGATCCGCAATCGCCGGTGGCGGTACGGGCACTGCAGGCGTCAGCAGAATGTCCACCTCGTCAAATATCTTGCGGATGGAATGCCGCTCAGCATCAAGTTCGCGGCGCGCCCGCAATGCCGCCGCCGCCGAAGTATTCGCGGCCGATTGGATTCTCCCCAGCGTCGCCGCTTGGTAGAGTTCCGGTGTCTTGGCAACAAACGGTTCGTGGAAAGCGTACGCTTCCGCGCTCGAGAGCGTGCGGTCCGTTGGGACGTCGAGTTTCACTTCACGAATCTCCACGCGAAGACCGCGGAACACTTCGATTGCTTTGTCGATTGCGGCCGCGACCTCGGAATGGAGTGCCTCGAAAAAGAATGCCCGCGGAATGCCGATGCGCAATTTCGTTGGGACGCGATCGATCGCAACTGTATAGTCCGGCACAGCCATGTCCACGCTCGCCGGATCGGCAGGATCGTAACCGGCCAGAACTTGTAACATCGCCGCCGCATCATGAACCGACGCCGCAATCGGGCCGACGTGATCATACGACCACGAGAGTGGAATCACGCCGCGAGCACTGACGCGTCCATGCGTCGCCTTGAGCCCGACCAGCCCGCAGTACGCCGCCGGCAAGCGGATCGAGCCCGCAGTATCCGTGCCGATCGCGGCAATGCCCATACCCGCAGCGACACTCGCCGCCGAGCCTCCTGAGGAACCTCCCGTGATGCGTGCCGTATCCCAGGGATTGTGAACTTCGCCGAAGAAACTGACCATGCAACTTCCGCCGTAGGCGAATTCGTGTAGATTCTGTTTCCCTAGAATGATCGCTCCGGCCTCGCGAAGCCGGCGCACAACTTCGGCGTCTTCCGGCGGTATGCGGTCCTTGAACAGCGCGCTGGCTGCGGTGGTGCGCACACCGGCCGTATCCACGATGTCCTTCAGCCCCAACGGAATCCCGTGCAGCGGCCCGCGGTTATGTCCACTTTGAATTTCCGCTTCCGCGCGTCGCGCATCGGCAAGCGCAGAATCCGCCAGCACGGTGATGAACGCATTCAACTTCGGATTTAGACTTTCGACGCGTTGCAGGCAATTGCGCGTGAGTTCCACAGGAGAGAGGGAACGGTCGCGAATTTGGCGGCTCAGTTCTTGGATCGTCGTGCGCACGAAGGCCTCACTTGACCGAACAGATTTTACAGGCTGTGTTGACGGATCCCTCTGGGAATCACCGCCGACGGCGGCGGCCAGCAGGGGGCTCATCGCCAGTTGGCAAGAAACTCGCGACGGCTGCGGCGTGGCGCCTCTACTAATTTCATATGAAATCGCGATGTTTTCGTCAGCTACTCCGACAACGTTAGCCCGCTGCTTTGCTTTTTGCCGTTTCTCCACTGACGAAAGCGTGCTGTGATGGTCAAAGCGGCCAGAACTCCCCAGAGCAATCCGCCATACAGGAGAGCCATAAAGTCGCTGTCGCGCCGATCGTCTGGAGTGGTCGTAAGAATCCCCACGAGGGTCATCGCACCGACTAGTAGGAGAATGCTGGCCCACGTGACTTCCATCCAGTTGAGTCGCGGACGCACGGTGGACCGAAAAGACGCTAGCAGAGCATCGATTCCTCTGCCTGCGAGCCACCAAAAGATAAGGCCCGCCAAAGGCCAGGTCAACGCACGCCACGCCCCAAGAAGCATTCCTTGGGGAAGCCATTCCCGGCGTCGAATGAGGAGGTAGGGCAACTGAGCAACCACGACTGGAAAATTCAACACGACTGGCACCCTCATACGCCCCATTGCCTTTTTCTCTGCGGCATGAAGTTCTTGCAGGCCCTCGGTCCATTGTGGCGACACGATGATACGTGGCTGCTCTGAGAGTGGAATCTCTTCTTGGTGTGTTGACGCGTAGGTTCGTTTTGCCAGTAATACGCTACCCAGCAAGTCGC belongs to Acidobacteriota bacterium and includes:
- a CDS encoding amidase → MRTTIQELSRQIRDRSLSPVELTRNCLQRVESLNPKLNAFITVLADSALADARRAEAEIQSGHNRGPLHGIPLGLKDIVDTAGVRTTAASALFKDRIPPEDAEVVRRLREAGAIILGKQNLHEFAYGGSCMVSFFGEVHNPWDTARITGGSSGGSAASVAAGMGIAAIGTDTAGSIRLPAAYCGLVGLKATHGRVSARGVIPLSWSYDHVGPIAASVHDAAAMLQVLAGYDPADPASVDMAVPDYTVAIDRVPTKLRIGIPRAFFFEALHSEVAAAIDKAIEVFRGLRVEIREVKLDVPTDRTLSSAEAYAFHEPFVAKTPELYQAATLGRIQSAANTSAAAALRARRELDAERHSIRKIFDEVDILLTPAVPVPPPAIADLKAKPETLRPAELLMLRNTRPFNVWGLPTISIPCGFTSDKLPIGLQLAAAPWREELILQVASAYEKATDWHTRTPSV